TACTTTTCGACCCGTTGTCCCAATTACTGAAAAAGCCTTTACAGGCTGACTTTTCCCCTTTACACTAGCTTCTTCAAGTGGAATACACTCGAAATAATCCTTTACAAGTTTGTAGGTACTCTCGCTTATTAGGACAGACCCCGGTTCTGCCAGGCCTTCTAAGCGTGAGGCTAGATTAACTGTATCTCCCATGGCTGTATATTCCATACTGAGGTCGTTACCAATACTTCCTACAACCACAAGCCCTGTATTAATACCAATTCGCATCTTGAAGTCTATACCCTGCTCTAACTTAAGCTCTTCACCGTATAATCTGATGGCCTTCTGAATTCCCAAGGCTGAACTTACTGACCTATAGGCATGATCCTCCTGGGCAATAGGGGCACCGAAGAGTGCCATTACGCCGTCGCCGGTAAATTTGTTGATTGTGCCCTCATAGTGGTGTACCTGATCTATAATAAGCCTGAGGGCCTGATTCATCAGAGTGCGAACCTCTTCAGGGTCTAATTTTTCTGATAGTGCCGTGAAGCTGGTTGCATCGGCGAAGAGTACGGTTATCAGCTTTCGCTCTCCTTCGAGGCTGGCTCTATTGACGAGAATTTTATCGGCAAGGTGTTTTGGTATATAACTCTGGGGTTCGCTTAAATTAAGTGCCTTATCGACTTTTACATCTGCACTTTTGCCGAGCTTTCCCCCGCATTCGAAGCAAAACTTATGGTTAGGAGGGTTCTCTTTGCCACAGCTCTGACATCTAACCTCCAGCTTGGTTCCACATTCGACACAGAAGTTTGCTTTTAAAGGATTTTCAAATCCACAATGTGCGCAGACTAAAATATTAGGATCCATATTCTGA
This DNA window, taken from Thermodesulfobacteriota bacterium, encodes the following:
- a CDS encoding adenylate/guanylate cyclase domain-containing protein; translation: MDPNILVCAHCGFENPLKANFCVECGTKLEVRCQSCGKENPPNHKFCFECGGKLGKSADVKVDKALNLSEPQSYIPKHLADKILVNRASLEGERKLITVLFADATSFTALSEKLDPEEVRTLMNQALRLIIDQVHHYEGTINKFTGDGVMALFGAPIAQEDHAYRSVSSALGIQKAIRLYGEELKLEQGIDFKMRIGINTGLVVVGSIGNDLSMEYTAMGDTVNLASRLEGLAEPGSVLISESTYKLVKDYFECIPLEEASVKGKSQPVKAFSVIGTTGRKVRFDLSLEHGLTKFVGREKELGLIKDSLEKVKEGHGQIICIIGEAGLGKSRLVHEFKTTLRDEDVSYLEGNCISYGKSFSYLPIIEILKNSFEIDDRDDDDLIKAKVEIAT